One part of the Caproiciproducens sp. CPB-2 genome encodes these proteins:
- a CDS encoding phosphoglycerate kinase yields MNYLNKKTVEDIDVSGKRVLVRCDFNVPFDAEGNITDPKRIDEALKTIRYLIGHKAKVILCSHLGRPKGEFNMKYSLAPVARYLSKVLGQEVKMASDVIGESAKSIAASLKDGEVELIENVRFHKEEEKNDPEFSKQLASLAEIYVNDAFGTAHRAHASTAGVAAYLPAVCGYLIQKEITIMGGALSNPKRPFIAILGGAKVSDKIGVITNLLEKVDTLIIGGGMAYTFMNALGYAIGTSICENDKVELAKDMMAKAKEKGVKFLIPIDNVVATEYKPDAEHKIVDSDQIPEGWMGLDIGPKTSALFSEAIQGSGTVVWNGPMGVSEWDNFAAGTIAVAKAVANSGAISIIGGGDSAAAVEKLGFADKMTHISTGGGASLEFLEGLELPGIACLNDK; encoded by the coding sequence ATGAATTATCTCAACAAGAAAACCGTGGAGGACATTGATGTTTCCGGAAAACGGGTACTGGTCCGCTGTGATTTCAATGTACCGTTCGATGCGGAAGGCAATATCACCGATCCGAAGCGTATTGATGAGGCACTGAAGACCATTCGGTATTTAATCGGTCACAAGGCAAAGGTAATCCTCTGCTCCCATCTGGGCCGCCCGAAGGGCGAATTCAACATGAAATACTCCCTCGCGCCTGTTGCCAGATACCTTTCCAAGGTCCTTGGCCAGGAAGTAAAGATGGCTTCCGACGTCATCGGCGAGAGCGCAAAAAGCATAGCCGCCTCCTTGAAGGACGGAGAAGTGGAACTGATCGAAAACGTCCGCTTCCATAAAGAAGAAGAAAAGAACGATCCTGAATTTTCAAAGCAGCTCGCCTCTCTGGCGGAAATCTACGTCAACGACGCGTTCGGCACCGCGCACAGGGCACACGCTTCCACAGCGGGCGTGGCGGCGTATCTCCCCGCGGTCTGCGGATATCTGATTCAGAAGGAAATCACCATCATGGGCGGCGCGCTCAGCAACCCGAAGCGTCCGTTCATCGCCATTTTAGGCGGCGCGAAGGTTTCTGACAAAATCGGCGTGATCACAAACCTGCTGGAAAAGGTCGACACCCTCATCATCGGCGGCGGCATGGCCTACACCTTTATGAACGCGCTCGGCTACGCCATCGGCACTTCCATCTGCGAGAACGACAAGGTCGAGCTCGCGAAGGACATGATGGCGAAGGCAAAAGAAAAGGGCGTTAAATTCCTGATCCCGATCGACAACGTCGTCGCCACGGAATACAAACCCGACGCCGAGCATAAGATCGTCGATTCCGACCAGATTCCAGAAGGCTGGATGGGCCTTGACATCGGTCCGAAAACCTCCGCGCTGTTCTCCGAGGCCATTCAGGGCTCCGGCACCGTCGTGTGGAACGGACCGATGGGCGTTTCCGAATGGGACAACTTCGCCGCCGGCACGATCGCGGTTGCGAAGGCGGTCGCAAACAGCGGCGCGATTTCCATCATCGGCGGTGGCGATTCCGCGGCTGCGGTTGAAAAGCTCGGCTTCGCCGAT
- a CDS encoding type II secretion system F family protein → MRYQYTAVDHRNKKSRGFLNADSKADAIDRLQSEGLTALSLAGGEGKTEAEPTSIWEMEITGSDIHKAKIKKKKLLTIMNQMGIMMKAGVSLSMAMEVLISGEKDKKIKRILEEMNRDLYTGIPISEAMSKFRAFPKIITNIIQSGETDGRLDTAFERCAKILDKEIELTAKLKGATGYPIFLLCLTLLLMIVMNVFVLPNFANIFQEFNTDLPAITRFVMSFSSFIMARWYLILLVVFVLVFCFIILKKKSAPFSTAVDRLILRIPAVGPLLRQSYIARLCRIMSSLVESGVDIVKSLEISRDVIPNRFMKEQLTQIISEVKFGSAINASMAKFPIFDALLVSMIKVGEESGMLFETLDKMASMYEEETDEATKRLTSALEPAMTVIIAVIVGTVVISIVIPMFSMYSVISGG, encoded by the coding sequence TTGCGGTATCAATATACGGCGGTTGACCATAGAAATAAAAAATCCCGCGGCTTTCTCAACGCCGACAGCAAAGCCGACGCGATCGACCGGCTGCAGAGCGAAGGCCTGACCGCGCTTTCCCTGGCGGGCGGCGAGGGCAAAACGGAAGCGGAACCCACCTCTATCTGGGAGATGGAAATCACCGGTTCCGACATTCATAAGGCGAAAATCAAAAAGAAAAAGCTTCTCACCATCATGAACCAGATGGGAATTATGATGAAGGCCGGCGTGTCCCTTTCCATGGCCATGGAGGTGCTGATCAGCGGGGAAAAGGATAAAAAGATCAAACGGATTCTGGAGGAAATGAACCGGGACCTGTACACCGGTATTCCGATTTCCGAAGCCATGTCGAAATTCAGGGCTTTCCCGAAAATCATCACCAACATCATCCAGTCCGGCGAAACGGACGGGCGGCTGGACACCGCGTTTGAACGCTGCGCAAAAATTCTGGACAAGGAAATCGAGCTGACCGCCAAGCTGAAGGGCGCGACCGGATACCCGATTTTCCTTCTGTGCCTCACCCTGCTGCTGATGATTGTGATGAACGTGTTCGTGCTTCCGAATTTCGCGAATATCTTTCAGGAATTCAATACCGACCTGCCGGCCATTACGAGATTCGTCATGTCCTTTTCCTCGTTTATAATGGCGAGATGGTATCTGATCCTGCTGGTGGTTTTTGTCCTCGTATTTTGCTTTATAATATTGAAAAAGAAATCCGCTCCGTTTTCCACCGCGGTGGACCGGCTGATCCTGCGGATTCCGGCCGTCGGGCCGCTGCTGCGCCAGTCGTATATCGCCCGGCTGTGCCGCATCATGTCTTCCCTGGTGGAATCCGGGGTGGATATCGTAAAGTCGCTTGAAATTTCGCGCGACGTGATTCCGAACCGCTTTATGAAGGAGCAGCTGACACAGATCATTTCCGAGGTGAAATTCGGCTCCGCCATCAACGCCTCCATGGCGAAATTCCCGATTTTCGACGCGCTTCTCGTCTCCATGATCAAAGTTGGAGAGGAATCCGGCATGCTGTTTGAAACGCTGGACAAGATGGCTTCCATGTACGAAGAGGAGACGGACGAAGCCACCAAACGGCTGACCAGCGCGCTGGAACCGGCGATGACGGTCATCATCGCCGTCATTGTCGGCACCGTGGTGATTTCCATCGTTATTCCCATGTTCAGTATGTACAGCGTCATCTCCGGCGGATAA
- a CDS encoding type IV pilus twitching motility protein PilT, protein MDFLQIVSGGVARHASDIHLSANNRPAYRINGRMHFLDVPALTPEEADGMIRQCLSHEKYEEFRKTGDMDASAEIGGCGRFRINAFRQTRGETLVMRIISAATPEISELRLPASISRVLELQDGLVLVTGPTGSGKSTTLAAIINEFNKNRHCHIITIEDPIEYLHTPKNSIINQREIGADSVSYARALKAALREDPDIILVGEMRDLESISIAVTAAETGHLVLSTLHTIGAAKTIDRLIDVFPPQQQQQIRTQLSLVLKSVISQRLLPTADGRGRVGAFEMMFINSAISNLIREGRTANISQSIQTGISQGMIPLERSVDDLLRRGIITGGTAGEFGFDAVTRNS, encoded by the coding sequence ATGGATTTTTTACAAATCGTTTCGGGCGGCGTTGCAAGACACGCCTCTGACATCCACCTGTCCGCCAATAACCGTCCCGCTTACCGCATCAACGGCAGAATGCATTTTCTCGACGTTCCCGCGCTGACGCCGGAAGAGGCGGACGGCATGATCCGCCAGTGCCTTTCCCATGAAAAATACGAAGAATTCCGGAAAACCGGCGACATGGACGCCTCCGCGGAAATCGGCGGGTGCGGGCGGTTCCGTATCAACGCGTTCCGTCAGACCCGCGGCGAAACGCTGGTCATGCGCATTATCAGCGCCGCGACGCCGGAAATTTCCGAGCTGCGCCTTCCGGCCTCCATCAGCCGGGTCCTGGAGCTGCAGGACGGCCTTGTGCTGGTGACCGGCCCGACCGGAAGCGGGAAATCGACCACGCTGGCGGCCATCATCAACGAATTCAACAAAAACCGGCACTGCCACATTATTACAATCGAGGACCCGATCGAATATCTGCATACCCCGAAAAACAGCATCATCAACCAGAGAGAGATCGGCGCGGACAGCGTTTCGTACGCGCGGGCGCTGAAAGCCGCCCTGCGCGAGGACCCGGACATCATTCTGGTCGGCGAGATGCGCGACCTTGAATCGATTTCGATTGCCGTGACCGCGGCGGAAACCGGGCATCTGGTGCTCTCCACGCTGCACACGATCGGGGCCGCCAAAACCATCGACCGTCTGATCGACGTGTTTCCTCCCCAGCAGCAGCAGCAAATCCGCACACAGCTTTCCCTGGTGCTGAAAAGCGTCATTTCCCAGCGCCTGCTGCCCACCGCCGACGGCAGGGGCCGCGTCGGAGCCTTTGAAATGATGTTCATCAACTCCGCGATCAGCAACCTGATCCGCGAGGGCAGAACGGCCAATATCTCCCAGTCCATCCAGACCGGGATCAGCCAGGGAATGATTCCGCTGGAACGCAGCGTCGACGACCTGCTGCGGCGGGGAATCATCACGGGCGGCACCGCCGGGGAATTCGGCTTTGACGCCGTCACGCGAAATTCATGA
- a CDS encoding GspE/PulE family protein — MKITNLKLGQILINSGVLTEEQLQQALERQKGTNVRLGRILIDNRFLTEMQIIRSLEKQLSIPYLDLSSVSVDPSLSSLVPEELARSNLIVPISRSGSILTVAVADPLDYNGINDIGIYTKLKMNPVIAEREKLETKIRELYTTQKAFAAARELSTAQPDIPLDQLEGQTGTDQPIIRFVNNMIEQAVLLKASDIHIEPEEKSMRIRFRVDGRLSLYMETSAELIPSVVSRIKFIGGMNIAEKRIPQDGRINYRIGGKDIDMRISVLPCVFGEKVVIRITTALSFSLVKEEIGFLPENLEKFNSLLKNNHGILLLTGPTGSGKSTTLYTALKEIMREDINIVTVENPVEMIIPNITQVDINAKAGLTFSAVLRSILRQDPDVVMIGEIRDTETAEIASSVAITGHLVLSTLHTYDAPSSIIRLIDMGVEPYMVSSSVLGVIAQRLVRTLCPHCKEEYLAEENELELLGLPKDTRLKLYRAKGCSYCSGKGYRGRTAIHEIMPVSTGIKACINNGKSTDQIRETAVQEGMITLDENIRRIVIEGKTSVQEMLEVYSLQM; from the coding sequence ATGAAAATTACGAATTTGAAGCTCGGACAGATTTTGATCAATTCCGGGGTGCTCACCGAAGAACAGCTCCAGCAGGCTTTGGAGCGGCAAAAGGGCACCAATGTGCGCTTAGGAAGGATTCTGATCGACAACCGCTTCCTGACGGAAATGCAGATCATCCGTTCGCTGGAAAAGCAGCTCTCCATTCCCTACCTCGACCTTTCCTCCGTCAGCGTGGACCCTTCCCTTTCGTCGCTGGTGCCGGAGGAGCTGGCGCGCTCCAATCTGATTGTCCCCATCAGCCGCTCGGGCAGCATTCTGACCGTGGCGGTCGCGGACCCGCTGGATTACAACGGGATCAACGATATCGGAATCTACACCAAATTAAAGATGAATCCCGTCATTGCGGAACGCGAGAAGCTGGAAACGAAAATCCGCGAGCTGTACACCACTCAGAAAGCGTTTGCCGCCGCGCGGGAGCTTTCCACCGCCCAGCCGGACATCCCGCTGGACCAGCTCGAGGGACAGACCGGGACGGACCAGCCGATCATCCGCTTTGTCAACAATATGATCGAACAGGCCGTCCTGCTCAAGGCAAGCGACATCCACATCGAACCGGAGGAAAAGTCCATGCGCATCCGCTTCCGGGTGGACGGACGGCTCAGCCTTTATATGGAAACCAGCGCCGAGCTGATTCCCTCGGTGGTTTCCCGTATCAAGTTCATCGGCGGCATGAACATCGCCGAAAAGCGCATTCCGCAGGACGGCCGTATCAATTACCGGATCGGCGGCAAGGATATTGACATGAGAATTTCCGTCCTGCCCTGTGTATTCGGCGAAAAAGTGGTCATCCGTATCACGACCGCGCTCAGCTTCTCCCTTGTGAAGGAGGAGATCGGCTTTCTGCCGGAGAATCTTGAAAAATTCAACTCCCTGCTGAAAAACAATCACGGCATCCTCCTGCTGACCGGACCGACCGGAAGCGGGAAATCCACCACCCTTTACACCGCGCTGAAAGAAATCATGCGCGAGGATATCAACATTGTCACCGTCGAAAATCCCGTGGAAATGATTATCCCGAACATCACGCAGGTGGACATCAACGCAAAGGCGGGCCTGACCTTTTCCGCCGTGCTGCGCTCGATTCTGCGCCAGGACCCCGACGTCGTCATGATCGGCGAAATCCGCGACACGGAGACCGCGGAAATCGCCAGCAGCGTCGCCATCACCGGGCATCTGGTTCTCTCCACGCTGCACACCTACGACGCCCCGAGCTCCATTATCCGCCTGATCGACATGGGCGTGGAGCCCTACATGGTGTCCTCCTCCGTACTGGGCGTCATCGCGCAGCGGCTGGTGCGCACCCTCTGCCCCCACTGTAAAGAGGAATACCTTGCGGAGGAAAACGAGCTGGAGCTTCTGGGGCTGCCCAAGGATACCCGGCTGAAGCTGTACCGGGCAAAGGGCTGCAGCTACTGCAGCGGAAAGGGCTACCGAGGCAGGACCGCCATTCATGAAATCATGCCGGTTTCCACCGGAATCAAAGCCTGCATCAACAATGGAAAAAGCACGGACCAGATCCGGGAGACCGCCGTTCAGGAGGGCATGATCACGCTCGACGAAAATATCAGGAGAATCGTAATAGAGGGAAAAACCTCCGTACAGGAAATGCTGGAAGTTTACTCCCTGCAAATGTGA
- a CDS encoding prepilin peptidase codes for MISLNGAEAGRVYDAVVCLFCIPAAAVLANLSVGLFNALPARWFCDYDEQPGEDLSRKRLFFKPHGIWMTVSLSLSFILIYLQYKGDLFFFFAFCAAAVVLPMVAAADSKYFIIPDQFTLVLAVIFTAVSGYDLLSGTRLFHTGWFSPLYGAAAGLILMLLFAVAGRIACRKEAMGFGDVKLFAAAGILTGFPSFFLVFLMTVFLAFFYIVSLLLRRRPIRNLYLPLGPYLCLSLLLFLAFHRQIESFAVWYMSLLNM; via the coding sequence ATGATCTCACTGAATGGGGCTGAGGCCGGGCGCGTTTACGACGCCGTTGTGTGTCTGTTCTGCATCCCTGCCGCGGCGGTGCTGGCAAACCTCAGCGTAGGGCTGTTCAACGCGCTGCCCGCGAGATGGTTCTGCGACTACGACGAGCAGCCGGGCGAGGATCTTTCCCGCAAAAGGCTCTTTTTCAAGCCGCACGGCATCTGGATGACGGTCTCCCTTTCCCTGTCGTTCATCCTGATTTATCTACAATATAAGGGCGATCTTTTTTTCTTTTTCGCCTTCTGCGCCGCAGCGGTCGTCCTCCCGATGGTTGCGGCGGCAGACAGTAAATATTTTATTATTCCCGATCAGTTTACGCTGGTGCTGGCTGTAATCTTTACCGCCGTGTCCGGCTACGATCTTCTGAGCGGGACCCGCCTGTTCCACACGGGCTGGTTTTCCCCTCTTTACGGAGCGGCCGCCGGGCTGATCCTGATGCTTCTGTTTGCCGTCGCGGGCAGAATCGCCTGCAGAAAAGAGGCGATGGGCTTCGGTGACGTCAAGCTTTTCGCCGCAGCAGGAATACTGACGGGGTTCCCTTCTTTCTTTCTCGTATTTTTGATGACCGTTTTCCTTGCGTTTTTCTACATTGTTTCTTTGCTGCTGCGCAGGCGGCCGATACGGAACCTCTATCTTCCGCTCGGGCCGTATCTGTGCCTCAGCCTGCTTTTGTTTCTGGCGTTTCACCGCCAGATTGAGTCCTTCGCAGTCTGGTACATGTCTTTGCTGAATATGTAA
- a CDS encoding GspMb/PilO family protein translates to MKSVKVSGVLLYLFGFSLVLLLYVNYIFLPLNQKVSDLNGEHLGNLEQLQIYELQSARSSDLQQKIDGLKTQLNEEKADTTVTGKNVAEDIGKIVGSSGVALKSINVGPEQAEKGKTAASGKQLYTVSVELNVLCTQVQLPALIGSFENESEGVYFVNRVKYAGPDDAGKVDAVLTMTLYYFSEGAKQ, encoded by the coding sequence ATGAAAAGTGTAAAAGTATCCGGCGTCCTGCTTTATCTGTTCGGTTTTTCTCTGGTGCTTTTGCTCTATGTAAACTATATCTTTCTCCCCCTGAACCAGAAGGTTTCCGATCTGAACGGAGAGCACCTCGGCAATCTGGAACAGCTGCAGATCTATGAACTGCAGTCGGCCCGGTCCAGCGACCTGCAGCAGAAGATAGACGGCCTCAAAACACAGCTGAACGAAGAGAAGGCCGATACGACCGTAACAGGAAAAAACGTGGCCGAGGATATCGGAAAAATCGTGGGTTCCTCCGGAGTCGCGCTGAAAAGCATCAACGTCGGCCCGGAGCAGGCCGAAAAGGGCAAAACCGCCGCAAGCGGAAAACAGCTTTACACGGTATCCGTCGAGCTGAACGTCCTGTGTACCCAGGTGCAGTTGCCCGCGCTGATCGGTTCTTTTGAAAACGAGTCCGAAGGGGTCTATTTCGTCAATCGCGTGAAATACGCGGGGCCGGACGATGCCGGAAAAGTCGACGCGGTGCTCACCATGACCCTGTATTATTTTTCCGAAGGTGCCAAACAATGA
- a CDS encoding prepilin-type N-terminal cleavage/methylation domain-containing protein → MVKTLRKTNKKGFTLVELVIVIAILAILAAIAIPTVSNVISTANENVDKANAQTVELALKSAHAEATAGTWKGAPDADALTVQEALDHEGISELPQIKGDGSYRAINGKISISKSDNDGKTFDNDNYDTVTVKTVLDNKSKGPGSFS, encoded by the coding sequence ATGGTAAAAACCCTGCGAAAAACAAATAAAAAAGGCTTTACCCTTGTAGAACTCGTCATTGTCATCGCCATCCTCGCCATTTTAGCGGCCATTGCCATCCCGACCGTCAGCAACGTCATTTCAACCGCCAATGAAAATGTGGACAAGGCCAACGCGCAGACGGTGGAGCTGGCGCTCAAATCTGCTCATGCGGAAGCAACTGCCGGTACATGGAAAGGTGCACCAGATGCAGATGCTTTAACTGTCCAAGAGGCTCTGGACCATGAAGGTATTTCTGAACTTCCTCAGATAAAGGGCGATGGGTCTTACCGTGCTATCAATGGAAAGATTAGCATTTCAAAGAGTGATAATGATGGTAAGACATTTGATAACGACAACTATGATACTGTTACTGTAAAAACCGTTTTAGATAACAAGAGTAAAGGTCCTGGCTCATTTTCATAA
- a CDS encoding type IV pilus modification PilV family protein: MGNRMFLNFRSRKGTTMVEVLAAVVILALVVTAVLSTIGFSQRTILSKSTESGAAAQAQEIADALITELHGADADSLKTAGVLGAKYVENADFPDPSSPNDQQFTFVSVEKDADGIEGYRIKAAVYFTDGGGRKCVQMTAFSAKDGGAS, from the coding sequence ATGGGGAATAGGATGTTTTTAAATTTCAGGAGCAGGAAAGGCACGACCATGGTGGAGGTCCTCGCCGCGGTCGTGATCCTGGCGCTGGTCGTTACGGCGGTGCTTTCGACGATCGGCTTTTCCCAGCGGACGATCCTTTCCAAAAGCACGGAAAGCGGCGCGGCGGCCCAGGCGCAGGAAATCGCGGACGCGCTTATTACGGAGCTGCACGGCGCGGACGCGGATTCGCTGAAAACCGCCGGGGTCCTCGGGGCGAAATATGTGGAAAACGCGGATTTCCCGGACCCGTCATCTCCAAACGATCAGCAGTTCACCTTTGTTTCCGTGGAAAAGGACGCGGACGGCATTGAGGGCTATCGGATCAAGGCCGCCGTCTATTTTACGGACGGCGGCGGCAGAAAATGCGTGCAGATGACAGCGTTTTCAGCAAAGGACGGCGGCGCGTCATGA
- a CDS encoding MBOAT family O-acyltransferase produces MCLFLFSLIFYAWGEPVYVFLMLFTTVFDYIAGYFISKYRDEKAKARVFLIISICVNLGLLGFFKYSGLLVETFNSVSGFSVPLPAVALPIGISFYTFESLSYSIDIYRGEAPAQRNIIDFGAYISFFPHLVAGPIVRYEDLAEQLQNRQETLEKFTSGGRRFLVGLFKKVLLANNLAMLADKVQYLGNPSTLTAWLGALAFTFQIYLDFSGYSDMAIGLAGMFGFQIPENFRYPYISRSVSEFWRRWHITLGTWFREYVYIPLGGNRCSTMKNVRNLAIVWVLTGIWHGASWNFAMWGAYYAVLIICEKLFLQKWLDRIPAFFQWLYSFLAAVIGWVFFSYLDIRKAFGVLGAMFGFAPGADKLGVYSLVTCAPLLIIAALCSSTLVADWTERLRKSGTPGKIVWSLGFLCLFVMSMTFLIDNSYNPFLYFRF; encoded by the coding sequence TTGTGTTTGTTTCTTTTCAGCCTGATTTTTTACGCGTGGGGGGAACCTGTCTACGTTTTCCTGATGCTCTTCACTACGGTTTTCGATTACATTGCCGGGTATTTTATCAGCAAATACCGTGATGAAAAGGCAAAAGCCCGCGTTTTTTTAATCATCAGTATTTGTGTCAATTTAGGATTGCTTGGCTTTTTCAAATATTCCGGGCTGCTGGTGGAAACTTTCAACTCGGTTTCCGGTTTTTCTGTGCCGCTGCCCGCGGTTGCGCTGCCGATCGGCATCTCCTTTTATACGTTTGAATCGCTTTCCTACTCCATTGATATTTATCGCGGAGAAGCGCCGGCGCAGCGCAATATCATTGATTTCGGCGCGTATATTTCTTTTTTCCCGCATCTGGTCGCCGGCCCGATCGTGCGTTATGAAGATTTGGCGGAGCAGCTGCAGAACCGGCAGGAAACGCTGGAAAAATTCACCTCCGGCGGCAGGCGGTTTCTGGTCGGTCTCTTTAAAAAGGTGCTGCTGGCAAACAACCTCGCGATGCTTGCCGACAAAGTGCAGTATCTGGGAAATCCCAGTACGCTGACCGCGTGGCTCGGCGCTCTGGCCTTCACTTTCCAGATCTATCTTGATTTTTCCGGTTATTCGGATATGGCGATCGGCCTTGCCGGGATGTTCGGCTTTCAGATTCCCGAAAATTTTCGGTATCCGTATATTTCCCGCAGCGTTTCGGAATTTTGGCGTCGCTGGCATATTACACTGGGAACCTGGTTCCGCGAATATGTTTACATCCCCCTCGGCGGCAACCGCTGCTCCACGATGAAAAATGTCCGCAACCTTGCGATCGTCTGGGTGCTCACCGGAATCTGGCACGGCGCCAGCTGGAATTTTGCGATGTGGGGCGCCTATTACGCGGTTCTGATCATCTGTGAAAAGCTGTTCCTTCAAAAATGGCTGGACAGGATTCCGGCGTTCTTTCAGTGGTTATACAGCTTTTTAGCCGCGGTGATCGGATGGGTATTCTTTTCGTATCTCGACATTCGGAAAGCCTTTGGGGTGCTTGGGGCGATGTTTGGATTCGCACCCGGCGCGGACAAATTGGGCGTCTATTCTTTGGTTACCTGTGCGCCCTTGCTGATCATTGCGGCGCTCTGCAGCTCAACATTGGTCGCTGATTGGACGGAAAGGCTTCGCAAAAGCGGAACGCCGGGAAAAATTGTCTGGAGCCTTGGTTTTCTCTGCCTTTTCGTGATGTCAATGACCTTTTTGATCGATAATTCTTACAATCCGTTCCTGTATTTCCGCTTTTAG
- a CDS encoding DHHW family protein — MKLFLNIKENSKKCEIEAVVVTMVLLMTILIGAMYLIFAPKQDFSEDENRVLESAPKVTLASLANGSFMDSIESYVGDHFMFRKASIALNTRIQLTMGKRDLGSNYGRTPAEGGVYFGKDGHLYEVLLPNHTDTFTRNVAAIRLFAKKTGLPFYFMPVPSGAQEQQDRLPFSAPSHDQREEFNAIQAGAGENTKVIDLFDTLSDRTGNDYYYKTDHHWNTFGAYKGYEALVKAMDIRPTPQEDFDFEAVSDSFLGTLYSKAILTTQAPDVLYLPLYKKTAVLTQQTGKQQRDSLYWKEYLEKKDKYSVFLGGNHSVDVVKSSTVSNGRKLLMIKDSYANSMVPFLATNFQEIHIIDPRYYNQDIYDYIQQNAITDTAAVYSIKQLCDVLVANKLSPR, encoded by the coding sequence ATGAAATTATTTCTGAATATAAAAGAAAATAGTAAGAAATGTGAGATAGAAGCCGTCGTTGTCACGATGGTTCTGCTAATGACGATCCTAATCGGAGCAATGTACCTGATCTTTGCACCGAAACAGGACTTTTCAGAGGATGAAAACCGTGTGCTGGAGTCAGCCCCGAAAGTGACGCTGGCTTCCCTTGCGAACGGTTCCTTTATGGATTCCATAGAGAGCTACGTCGGCGACCATTTTATGTTTCGCAAGGCGTCGATTGCGCTCAATACCCGTATACAGCTGACGATGGGGAAGCGGGATCTCGGCTCCAACTACGGCCGGACCCCTGCGGAAGGCGGCGTGTATTTCGGAAAAGACGGCCATCTTTATGAAGTGCTTTTGCCAAACCACACCGATACTTTTACACGCAATGTGGCGGCGATCCGTCTCTTCGCGAAAAAAACGGGCCTCCCGTTCTATTTTATGCCCGTGCCTTCCGGTGCGCAGGAGCAGCAGGACAGGCTTCCTTTTTCCGCGCCAAGCCACGACCAGCGTGAGGAATTCAACGCCATTCAGGCCGGTGCGGGGGAGAATACAAAGGTGATCGATCTTTTTGATACGCTGAGCGACCGGACAGGGAACGATTACTATTATAAGACAGATCATCATTGGAACACTTTCGGCGCCTATAAGGGCTACGAGGCGCTTGTAAAGGCTATGGATATCCGGCCGACTCCGCAGGAAGATTTTGATTTTGAAGCGGTTTCGGACTCCTTTCTGGGAACACTGTATTCCAAAGCGATTTTGACCACACAGGCGCCCGACGTGCTGTATCTGCCGTTATATAAAAAGACGGCTGTACTGACACAGCAGACCGGAAAGCAGCAAAGGGACAGCCTTTACTGGAAAGAATACCTGGAAAAGAAAGATAAATACTCCGTATTTCTCGGCGGAAACCACAGTGTTGACGTCGTAAAGAGCTCCACGGTAAGCAATGGCAGGAAGCTGCTGATGATCAAGGATTCTTATGCAAACAGCATGGTGCCCTTTTTGGCGACAAATTTTCAGGAAATTCATATTATCGATCCAAGATATTACAATCAGGATATTTATGACTATATTCAACAAAATGCAATCACTGATACGGCTGCGGTCTACAGTATTAAGCAGCTTTGTGATGTATTAGTGGCGAATAAGTTGAGCCCACGGTAA
- a CDS encoding HPr family phosphocarrier protein, which translates to MQAFQHIVKDEVGLHARPAGLLVKLASSCSSDISITFHSKKVSAKKLFAVMGLCVKKDDEITVTVEGENEEADCLKIKEFCEQNL; encoded by the coding sequence GTGCAGGCGTTCCAACATATTGTAAAGGATGAGGTGGGGCTTCATGCAAGACCGGCGGGGCTCCTTGTGAAATTGGCGTCTTCCTGTTCATCGGACATCAGCATTACGTTTCATTCCAAGAAAGTAAGCGCAAAGAAATTATTTGCCGTCATGGGCCTTTGCGTAAAGAAGGACGATGAAATCACCGTTACGGTTGAGGGTGAAAATGAGGAGGCGGACTGCCTGAAAATCAAAGAATTCTGTGAACAAAATCTGTAA